In Marinibacterium anthonyi, the DNA window AGGTGGTCCAGCGCGGGTTCGACCCCGAAGAGGCCCTGTTGCCGCGCCCGCGCCGCACCTTCGATGGCTACCGGCTGCTGCAGGAATATTTCGCCATGCCCGAACGGTTCCTGTTCGCGGAACTGAAGGGCCTGCAACCGGCGCTGAAGAAGGCGCAGGGCACCGAGGTCGACATCTACATCCTCTTGCGCGAGGGGCGGAGGGAGCTGATCCCGATGGTGGTGCCCGCCGCCTTCGTGCTGAACGCGGTGCCTGCGGTGAACCTGTTTCCCAAGCGCTGCGACCGGGTGCACCTGTCGACCCGCGATACCGAACACCACGTAGTGCCGTCGCGTACGGCGGGCCTGGATTATGAGATCCACACGATCACCTCGGTCACCGGCATCACCACCGGCACCGCCGATGACGTGCAGTTCCGTCCCTTCTATTCGTCGGACGATTTCACCGCCGCCGGGGAAAGCCACCCGGCCTATTACACGATCAGCCGCAAGATGCGGCAGCGGTCGGAAAAGGAACGGCTGCGCGGCGTGCGCACCAATTACCTGGGCTCCGAAGTCTACCTGACCCTGATCGATCGCGCGCAGTCGCCCTATGGCGCCGGGCTGGACCAGGTCGCGGTCGAAGCGCTGTGTTCCAACCGCGATCTGCCGCTGCTGCTGGCCACCGGGGGCGATGACGTGTTCCACCTGTCCGAGGGCGGGCCGGTCAACAAGGTGACCATCCCCGTCACGCCCACCCGGCCGTCGCCGACGCTGGCGCAGGGGGATACCGCCTGGCGGCTGATCTCGCATCTCAGCCTGAACTACCTGTCGATTTCCGACACCGGCCGTGGCGACGGGGCCGAGGCCCTGCGCGAGATGATCGGGCTGTATGCGCCGCTGGGCGACAAGGTGACCGAGAAACAGCTGGAAGGCATCACCGGCGTCACCAGCCGCCCCATCGTGCGACGGATGAGCGACGAGGTGCTCTCGACCGCCGTGCGCGGGCTCGAGATCACGCTGCATTTCGACGACAGCTTCTTCGAGGGATCCAGCGTCTACGTGCTGGGCGCGGTGCTGGAACGGTTCTTCCGCAAGTATTCGACGATCAACAGCTTTACCGAAACGGTTCTGAAAACCCGCGAACGGGGGGAGATCACGCGATGGCGACCGGTCAGCGGCCTGGCCCGGATCATCTGAGCCGGGATCATAGGGCGTCGGACGATCCGAGCCTGTTCGACCGCCTGGTCGAGAAGCCCCAGGAACATCACCTGTTCCAGGCGCTGCGCGTGATCGAGGCGCATTATTCCGACGCCCCGCGCCTGGGCGAAAGCCGCCGCCCGCGCGAGGACCGCGTGCGTCTGGGGCAGGAGGCCGAGCTGGCCTTTCCGCCATCGACCATCGCGTCCTACAAGAAGGGCGAGCATGGCAAGCCCGACAAGCTGACCAACCGGTTCTTCGGCCTGTTCGGGCCGCACGGGCCGCTGCCGCTGCACATGACGGAATACGCCCGCGACCGGCGGCGCAATCACCGCGACTGGACGCTGCAGGCCTTCGCCGACACGCTGACCCACCGGATGATGTGCCTGTTCTACCGGGCCTGGGCCACCGGCCAGCCGGCGCCGAATTACGACCGCACCGATTCCGAGGACAAGGTCGCTGCCAAGGTCGCGGCGTTGGGCGGGTTCCACGGCGATGCGATGCACGACCGCGACGCGATTCCGGGTCTGGGGCGGCTGGGGTTCACCGGCCACATGTCGCAGGGCCCGCGCAATGCCGAAGGGCTGCTGTCGATCCTGTCGGCCTATTTCGAGGTGCCGGTCAGGATCGAGGAATTCATCGGGTCCTGGCTGACGCTGGAACCCGATGACCAGTGGCAATTGGGCCGGCCCGCCGCGCTGGGGCAGAACACGTCCATCGGCAGCCGGGTGTGGTCGCGCAATTCCAAGTTCCGCATCCGCATCGGCCCGCTGGCGAAGACGGATTACGAACGCCTTCTGCCCGGCGGCGCGGCGCTGGACCGGATGACGTCGATCGTGCGGTCCTACGTGGGCGACGCGCTGGAGTGGGACATCCACATGATCCTGAAGGGCGACGAGGTGCCGCGCACTTCGCTGGGGGGCAGCACGCGGCTGGGATTGCTCAGCTGGACGGGGGCGAAACCGGATCCCGACGACACGCGCCCCGATGCGGAAGACCTGTACATTTATCCCCGGCTTGGACCGGGACCATATTTTGCGGATTAGACCGGAGGAATCGAGATGACGGAAATCAGCCGCGTCGCCCTGTTCGGCAAGCTCAACAAGCTGGGCTACCAGGCGGTCGAAAGCGCCACGGTCTTCTGCAAGATGCGGGGGAACCCCTATGTCGAGGTGGTGCACTGGATGCACCAGATCCTGAACGCCCAGGACAGCGACCTGCACCGCATCATCCGGCACTACGACCTGGACCCCGGCGCCATCGCGACCGAGATCACCCGCGCGCTGGATCGCCTGCCGCGCGGGGCGACGACGATTTCCGATCTGTCCGAACACCTGATGGACGCGATGGAACGCGGCTGGGTCTGGGGCTCGCTGCTGTATTCGTCCAACCAGGTGCGCACGGGGCACCTGTTGCTGGGGATGCTGAAGACGCCGTCCCTGCGCAACATCCTGCAGACGATGTCGCCCGAACTGGGCAGGATCGGGCCCGACGACCTGGCCGATCATTTCGCCAAGGCCACCGATGGATCCCCCGAAGGGTCGATGCGCCCGCAGGACGGGTCGCACACCGGCGGCGGCGCCCACCCGGGCGAGGCATCGGACGCCATGCACGCCCCCCAGATGGGCCATGGCGAGGCTTTGGCGCAGTTCTGCACCGACCTGACCGAACAGGCGAGGAACGGAGAGATCGACCCGATCGTCGGCCGTGACGAGGAAATCCGCCAGATCGTCGACGTGCTGATGCGGCGGCGCCAGAACAACCCGATCCTCACGGGCGAGGCCGGGGTGGGCAAGACGGCGGTGGTCGAAGGCTTTGCCCTGCGCATCTCACGGGGGGATGTGCCGCCGGCGCTGAAGGACGTGCGGCTGCTGGTGCTGGACGTGGGGCTGTTGCAGGCGGGCGCGTCGATGAAGGGCGAATTTGAAAACCGCCTGCGCCAGGTGATCGACGAGGTGCAGGCCAGCCCGGTGCCCATCGTCATGTTCGTCGATGAAACCCATACGCTGGTGGGGGCCGGGGGGGCCGCCGGAACCGGGGATGCCGCCAACCTGCTGAAACCGGCGCTGGCGCGGGGGACGCTGCGCACCATCGGTGCCACCACCTGGGCCGAGTACAAGAAGTATATCGAGAAGGACCCCGCACTGACCCGCCGTTTCCAGGTGGTGCAGGTGGACGAACCGGGCATCGACAAGGCCATCCTGATGATGCGCGGCATTGCGTCCATGCTGGAAAAACATCACCGCGTGCAGATCCTGGATGAAGGCATCGAGGCCGCCGTGACGCTGTCCGCCCGCTACATCCCCGCCCGCCAGCTGCCCGACAAGTCGGTCAGCCTGCTGGATACGGCCTCGGCCCGCGTCGCGGTCAGCCAGCATGCGGTTCCGGCCGAGGTCGACGACAGCCGCCGCCGGATCGAGGCGCTGACCACGGAACTGGAGATCATCGAACGCGACGAGACCGCCGGTTACGAGGTCGGCGACCGCCGCGAGGCGGTGACAGCAGCGAAGACTGCCGAGGAGGAGCGTCTGACCGGCCTCACCGAACGGTGGGACAATGAGAAGGCCGTGGTCGAGGCCATCCTCGACCTGCGGGCCAGGCTGCGCGAAGGCGGCGCGCCCGTGGACGCCGAGGCGGCCACGCCAGAGGCCGCAGAGGTCAGCCCGCTGAGCGCCGACCAGCGCGCCGGGTTGCTGACCGAGCTGAAGGCGAAGAACGCCGAGTTGACGCGGATCCAGGGCGACAGCCCGCTGATCCTGCCCATCGTCGACCACCAGGCCGTGGCAAGCGTTGTCGGCGACTGGACGGGCATCCCCGTGGGCCGCATGGTCAAGGACGAGATCCAGACGATCCTCAGCCTCGAAGACCACCTGGCCAAGCGGGTCATCGGCCAGGATCACGCGATGAAGATGATCGCCAAGCGCATCCAGACCTCGCGCGCGGGGCTCGACAACCCGTCGAAACCCATCGGGGTCTTCATGCTGGCCGGCACTTCGGGCGTCGGCAAGACCGAAACCGCGCTGGCCCTGGCCGAAGTGCTTTATGGCGGCGAACAGAACGTCATCACCATCAACATGTCCGAATACCAGGAGGCCCACACCGTCAGTTCGCTGAAAGGCGCGCCGCCGGGGTATGTCGGCTACGGCGAGGGTGGTGTGCTGACCGAGGCGGTGCGGCGCAAGCCCTATTCCGTGGTCCTGCTGGACGAGGTCGAAAAGGCCCACCCGGACGTGCACGAGATCTTCTTTCAGGTCTTCGACAAGGGCGTGATGGAGGACGGCGAGGGGCGGATCATCGACTTCAAGAACACGCTGATCCTGCTGACGTCGAACGTGGGATCGGACCTGATCATGGACCTCTGTGCGGATCCCGACCTGATGCCCGAACCCGACGGCATCGCCAAGGCCCTGCGCGAGCCGCTGCTGAAGGTCTTCCCGCCCGCGCTGCTGGGCCGGCTGGTGACGATCCCGTATTACCCGCTGTCCCCCGACATGATCGCGGCCATCACCCGGCTGCAGCTGAACCGCATCAAGAAACGCGTGTCCGAGGCCCATGGCGTGCCCTTTACCTATTCCGATGCCGTCGTCGACACGATCGTCGAACGCTGCCAGGAGCTGGAGAGCGGCGGGCGGATGATCGACGCCATCGTCACCAACACCATGCTGCCCGAGATCTCGGCCGAATTCCTGCGCCGGATGATGGAGGGCGGCGCGATCAGCGCCGTTTCGGTCGACGCGAAGGACGGCGAATTCGCCTACGGCTTCGAATAACGCCGCCTGGGTCAAGGATACTACCGACATCGTACTTGCGACGTCGGCGCACGCGCGGAAAGATCCGGTCGGGCCGTCAGGTCAAGCGCGCCAGGACGGGCGCCGGTCAACGAGGGAAGGAATGCACATGACGGAGGCGGCTCAGCCCACAGGTTCGCGCGACAAGGTCCGTGCCTTCGTCGAAAGGCCGGATGTCGGCAATGCCATCCTGGGGATCATCGTCATCAACGCGATCATCCTCGGCCTGCAGACGTCGGAGCAGGTGACCGCCGCCATAGGGGGGCCGCTGAAGACGCTCGACCGGCTGATCCTGGGCATCTTCGTGATCGAGATGGCGCTGAAGCTTTATGCCTATGGGCTGGGCTTCTTCCGCAATGCCTGGAACATCTTCGACCTTGTGGTCGTGGGCCTGGGCCTGCTGCCCGACGGCAAGCAATTGTCGGCGCTGCGCGGCCTGCGTGTCATCCGGGCGATGCGGGTGCTGTCGGCGGTGCCGCAGATGCGGGCCGTGGTGCAGGCGCTGTTCGATGCGCTGCCGGGGATGGGCGCGGTCGTGGTGATGCTGTCGATCGTCTATTACGTCTTCGGCGTGATGGCGACGCTGATGTACGGCGATGCCTTCCCCGACTGGTTCGGCACGCTGGGGCGGTCGATCTATTCGCTGTTCCAGATCATGACGCTGGAAAGCTGGTCCATGGGCATCGTGCGCCCCGTCATGGCCGAATACCCCTATGCCTGGGCCTTCTTCGTGCCCTTCATCGTGGCCACGGCCTTTTCGGTGCTGAACCTGTTCATCGGCCTTCTGGTCAACACGATGCAATCGGCCGTGGAGGCCGAAACGGAAGCCGAATTCGAACGCCTGCGCGACCTGGTCCGGGCCGAGACGGACATTGTCGACGAACATGTCCTGTCGCTGACGGACGAGATCAAGGCGCTGCGCCGCGAGATCGGCGAATTGCGCGGGGGGACCGCATGAGCGACAGCCAGAAGTTCATCGCCCGCAACCGCGCGCCCCGCGTCCAGATCGAATACGACGTGGAACTTTACGGGTCGGAGAAAACCGTGCAGCTGCCCTTTGTCATGGGGGTGATGTCGGATCTTGCGGGCAAGTCGCATGTGGAACAGCCGGCGCCGGGCGACCGGAAGTTCCTTGAGATCGACGTCGACAATTTCGACGACCGGATGAAGGCGATGGCGCCCCGCGTGGCCTTTGCGGTGCCCAACACGCTGACGGGCGAGGGCAACCTCGAGGTCGACCTGACTTTCGAGAAGATGTCCGACTTCGACCCGGGCGCGATCGCGGCGAAGATCGGCCCGCTGAAGGCGTTGCTTGAGGCGCGCACGCAATTGTCGAACCTGATGGCCTACATGGACGGCAAGGCCGGCGCCGAGCGGCTGATCGAGACGATCCTGTCGGACCCATCGCTTCTGGCCGCGCTGGGCGCAGCCGCCCCGGCCGGCAGCGCCGAAGCCGACGCCGCCCTCGACCGCCTCCGGGCCCTTGCCCCCACCGAGCCTGCCGAAGCTGCCGAACATGCCGAGGAGGACCGGAGCGACGCCATCCTGTCTTCCCTGGCGGCCGCAGCCCCCGAGGAGGGCCCTGAGGCCGATGCCACCTCTGATGTGCTCTCCGGGCTGGCGGCCGCAGCCCCGGTGGAGGAGGAGAGAGACGGCACGGGCGATATCCTGTCCGCTCTCACGACGGGCGCATCCGAAGAGCGGCCTTCAGAGGATACGACCTCCCGGGTGTTGTCGGGTCTGGCGGGACAGGCCCCCGTGGCGGAAGACGTGGAGGAAGAACAGGACACCTTCAAGGATATCCTGTCAGGCCTTGCGGCTACGGCACCTGAGGACGAAGCGGTCAGGGACACGACCACCGACGTCCTGTCGGGCTTGTCTGCGCGCGCCCCGGTGGAGGAAGAAACGGACACCTTCGAGGATATCCTGTCTGGCCTTGCGACCTCTGCACACGAGGAAGCGTCCACCGAGGACACGACCACCGACGTCCTGTCGGGCTTGTCTGCGCGCGCCCCGGTGGAGGAAGAAACGGACACCTTCGACGACATCCTGTCTGGCCTCGCTACCTCTGCTCCGCAGGACGCGCCCGAGGATGCGACAGCCGAAATCCTGTCGGACATGACCGCTCGGGCGGGTGAACCGGCTCCGGGGGCGGATCAGGCCTCGGCCATTCTCGGGGATCTCTCCGTTTCGCCAGCACCGGCGCCTGAGCCCGATGCCCGAACCGAAGATATCCTTGCGGAACTGGGCACCGGGCAAACTCGGCTTCCGCCACGGGACACCGATACGGATGACGGTCTGGACGACCTGCTGGCAGACCTCGATCCCACGCCCCCCGCCGAGACCGGGGATGACGGTCTGGATGACATCCTTGGCGACCTGGGGGTCGCCGCGCTGGACGACGCCCGGATGATTGAGCCGATTGAAGACGCGCCGGTTGCCAAGGACGATCCCGCGCCTGTGGCCCAGACAGACGATCTTGGTCTGGATGACCTTCTTGGGGGGGCGGATACGGCCGAACCCGCCGGGATCGGCGTGGCCGATGACGACGGGCTGGATGATCTGCTTGGTGACCTTGGCGCCCTGATGGGGGATGAGGCGGACGAGGCCGCGACGCGGGAAGACGCGACGGCGGTTGGCGAGGTGGATGACGATGGCCTTGATGACCTGCTCGGGGATCTTGCGGTTGCGGGCGGGGAAGACGGCAAAGTGCCGGATGTCCTGGCGGAGCCGCCGGGCGATGGCGGGCAGGGCGCGGCGCCCGGGCCTGAGGTCGATCCGCTGGACGATCTGCTGAACAGCCTGACCGACCTGACCATGGATGGGGCGGACGCCGAGGAAGACGCGGCATCGCCGGACGTCGGGCTGCTGGACGACCTGCCGAGCGCGGTCGAGGCGCCGCCGCAATCAGAACCGGATCTGGTGTTCGGATCGATGACGGCGGATCGGCCCGATCCGCAGCGGCTGAACCGCAAACGGTTCCGTATCGCGCTGTTCGGCGATTTCAGCGGACGCGCGGCGCGCGGGGCGCTGGAGACCGGGGATGCCCTGGCCGCGCGCGCGCCGGTCATGCTGGACCCCGACAGCGTCGAGGAGATCATCGCGCGCTTCGCCGGAGACCTGGTCCTGCCGGTGGGCAGGGACGGGGCCGGGGTGAAAGTGCCGGTGTCGGGGCTGGATGACCTGCATCCCGACGAGATCTACGAGAAGGTGGAGTTGTTCGCAGAACTGAACGGGCTCCGGGGGCAGCTGAAGGCGGGGGCGACCTCGGCCGGGGCGCTGGCACGGCTGAAGCAATGGGCCGAGGCGCATGACGTGCCGCTGGCGCCGACGCATCGGCGGTCGGCGGCGACCTCGGTGCCGGCGGATCGCAAGCTGAGCGATTTCCAGCGGCTGATCGGGGACCATGGCGCAACGCTGACGCAGACGTCTCCGGTGGAGGACATGATCGCGCGCATCATCGGCCCCCATGTGCGGCGTGCGCCGGACATGGATGCGGTAAAGCTGGTGGACGAGGCGATCTCGTCTGCCATGCGGCTGATCCTGCATCACCCGGATTTCCAGGCGCTGGAAAGCCAATGGCGCAGCCTGGACCTGCTGGCGCGCTCGATCGAGGCGGACGACAAGCTGGATGTCATGCTCTACGACGTTTCGGCCGAGGAGATCGCCGCCGACCTGGCCGCTGCGGAGGACCTGGCGCAGAGCGGGATCGTCCGGCTGCTGACCGGGCCGCCTTTGGACGAGGAGACCGGGCGCGGTGGCTATTCGGCGCTGATCGGGCTGTATACCTTCGAGGAAACGCCGCCCCATGCGCAGATCCTGGGCCGGATCGCGCGGGTCGCGGCGCATGTGGACGCGCCGTTCGTGGCGGCGATGTCGCCGGGGTTCCTGGAGGTGAAGAAGGAAGACCGCCATCCGCTGGTGGCCGAGGCCTGGGACACGCTGCGCGCGATGCCCGAGGCCGCGTATATCGGCCTGGCGACGCCGCGGTTCATGCTGCGCCGCCCCTACGGGGCCAAGTCAGAGCCGATCTACGAATTCGACTTCGAGGAATTCACCATGGCCGAGGGGCTTAAGGGGCTGCTGTGGGCCAACCCGGTGGTTCTGGTGACGATCCTGATGGCGCAAAGCTTCCGCAGGAACGGGCCGGCGCTGGACCTGGGCAGCGTGATGTCGCTGGGTGACGTGCCGTTCCATTTCATCACCGACCGGTACGGCGACCAGGTGGCGCTGCCCTGCACGGAACGCAACCTGACGCTGTCGCGGGTCGAGGACGTGATGGCGCGCGGCTTCATGCCGGTGGTGTCGATCAAGGGCCGGGACGAGATCCGGCTGGGGTCCTTCAACGCGCTGGGCGGCGCGCCGATCCGGGGGGCGTGGAGCGATCTGCCGCCGCCCGAGACATCGCCGCCCCGCCCGCCGGCCCCCAAAAAAGAAACGCCATCTGTGACCGAGACCACAGACATCATGGCGGAACTCGACGATATCTTGTCTGGATTTTCAGACGATGCGGCACCGGCACAGCCGGCCCTGTCAGCATCGGGCGGCGATGGCGATATTGACGCCGATCTCGCCGCATTATTGGAGGACCTGTGATGCGGGTTATTGACCGGGCAACAAGCCGGGGCGGAGGGGCACAATGACCGTCAGCAAGCCTCATGACGACGCGATCGCCTGGATGTCGGGCGATTACAGCGCCGGCGACCTGCAGTTCCGCAAGGCCATCATCCGCGAACGGATGAGCGCGCTGACCGAGATGACGGTGTCTTTCCAGTCCAAGACCAAGGACCTGGACCTGACGCAGTTCGTGGGCAAGAAGATGCTTGTCCACCTGTCGACCAAGGACAAGAACGTCCGCGATTTCGGTGGCATCTGCGTGTCGGTCGAAAACCTGGGGCTGCGCGCGGGGGTGCGCCAGTACGTGGCCGAGGTGCGGCCGTGGTTCTATTTCCTGACCCGGACGACCGATTGCCGGGTGTTCCAGAGCCTGTCCACCCAGAAGATCGTCGAACGCATCTTCGGCGAATACGGCTTCACCGATTATGCCTTCAAGCTGTCGGACAAGTACGACGACCGGCAATATTGCGTGCAGTACCGGGAAAGCGATTACGCCTTCATCTGCCGGCTGCTGGAACAAGAGGGGATCTATTTCTTCTTCGACACCAAGTCCGATAGCGAAACGCCCGATCAGCTTACCTTCTGCGACAGCAAAAGTTCGCACAAGCCGGTGCCCGAGATCCCGGAGGTCGAATTCAAGGCGCGCACCAACGCCGACAACCAGCGCGAGGATCACATCACCGAATGGGCGGCGTCGCGCAATTTCACATCCGGCAAGGTGACGATCGACGATTACGAATTCTTCGCGCCCAAGGCCGCCAAGGCCACGACGGAGGCCGCGCAAAAGCGGGATTTCCCGCGCAACGACATGGAACTCTATGACGTCCCCGGCCGGTTCCGGGGCGAAGGCAACACGCCCAAGGACAAGCCCGTCACCACCGAAGGCGACCGCGCGCAGCGCCGCGCGCGCGTCCGGCTTGAGGCCGAGACGGTGCGCCACAAGACATGGCGCGGATCGTCGGGCGTTCGCACCATGGGAGTGGGCCACAGCTTCAAGCTGACGGATCATCCCGACAAGGAGGCCAAGAAGGAATACCTGGTGGTCCAGGCGGTGCATTACGTGCAGACCGACATGGACGTGGCCGACGACCCCACCGATTACGACATCAAGGAAAAGAACCTTGATATCCCGGAAGGGCTGAAGGGGTTCGCCTATGGCGCCACGGTCGAGGCGATCGATATCGCCGATCCCTACCGCGCGCCGCTGCGCACGCCCTGGCCGGTGATGACCGGCCTGCAGACCGCCGTGGTGGTCGGCCCCAGGGGCGAAGAGATCTATACCGACGATTACGGGCGCATCCGCGTGCAGTTCCACTGGGACCGCGAAGGCAAGATGGACGAGACATCGTCGTGCTGGGTGCGGGTGGCGACGCCCTGGGCCGGCAAGACCTGGGGCTTTGCCGCCGTGCCGCGCATCGGACAAGAAGTCGTGATCCAGTTCGAGGAAGGCGATCCCAGCCGACCGATGTGCATCGGGATGCTGTATAACGAGGACAACCCGACCTTCTATTCCAAGAAGGAGACATCGACCCAGGTGGGCATACGGTCCGACAGCACCAAGGGCGTGAACGACGCCCAGGCCTTCAACGAGATGATGTTCGACGACAAGGCCGGGGCCGAGATGGTCCGGATGCAGGCGCAGAAGGACCACCAGTTCCTGACCAAGAACATCTCGCGCATCGGGGTCGGGCTGAAGGATGCCGAGACGCTGAAGGGGTACGGCTTCAAGAACGCGACGGACGGATCGCTCTTGCAGGTGGTCAAGGCCAACATGGAACACGAGGTCCAGCAGGGCGATCATTTCTATTACATCACCAAGGGCAGCCAGGAGAAGGTGATTCACAAGGATTTCAAGACCAAGGTCGAAACCGGTGATACAACGTTGGACGTGGTCAAGGGCAAGCTGCTGGAGACGATCAAGGACAACCACGAGACGACGGTGCAGTCGGGCAACCAGACCAACACGGTGAAGCAGGGCAACATCGCGGTCGAGGCGTCGATGGGCAAGATCGAGATCGAGGCGAAGCAGAAGATCGTGCTGAAGGTGGGGCAGTCGACGATCACGCTTGACCCGGCCGGGATCACGATCGAGGCGCCCATGATCGACGTCAAGGCCAAGGGCATGGCGACCGTCGACAGCAAGATGACCACCGTGAAGGGTGCGGCGATGCTGACCCTGAAGGGCGGCATCACGATGATAAACTAGGACACGTCATGACGGACAGGTTCAAAGGGATGATAAAGGTGCCGCAGGAACCCGCGGCAAAGCTGCTTGCACGGGCCAGCGCCCGGCTGAGCGCCGCAATCGACGCGCCGGCCTCGGCCTCGGTCGACGAAGTGCTGAGCGAACTGGCCGAGAAGGGCGAATTGTTCGACATGCTGCACCTGCTGGCGGTGGCGTTGCCGGCCCGGGAACGGGTGTGGTGGGCCTGCCTGGCGGCGCGCGATTACGTCGGCCCGAAATCCGAGAAGGATCCGCGCCCGCTGACGGCGGCCGAGGCCTGGGTGTTCGAACCCTGCGACGACAACCGCACGTTGGCCAGCGACGCGATCGACGCGGCCTACGTGGATGACAACACGGTGCATTGCGCGATGGCCGCGCTGTATTGCGACGGCACGCTTGGGCCCGGCGATCTGGCCAAGTTTCCGGCCCCCGCCGGGATGGCGGAAGCGGCGGCTTTCGGAATGAATATGGTAGCGTTGGGGGAAATGTCTGATAGGTTTGAGGAACATGGCATTCTTCTGGTCGATCGGGCCGTTGACATCGCACGCGGCGGCAACGGACGCGTGGGAGAACCGGTTTGAGACGGCGGCTTGAACCTTGTGGGAGCACGCAAGTCACACATGATCACGCTGGAGTCCGAAAACAGACAGCCGGCCCGCGCACGCCTGGGCAAGATCTGAGGATTCCATGTCCGTGACCGTGTCCTTCCAGCCGACAGGCCCCGTGCCCGGCAATTCCGGCCCCGTCACCATGCGGGGCCCCAGCCTGACCATCGGTCGCGGCCCCGCCAACGACCTGGTGCTGCCCGATCCCGACCGGATGCTGTCCAAAAGCCACTGCGTGATCGAAGACCAGGGCGGCAATGTCGTGGTGATCGACCTGTCCACCAACGGCACCTTCCTGAATTATTCCAAGGTCGCCCTGGGCCCGGTGCCGACGCCGCTCAGCAATGGCGACGTGCTGACGCTGGGGCTGTTCGAGCTGGTGGTCAACATCACGTCCGAGATGCCTTCGGCCCTGGACCTGGCGCCCGACCCGATCGGCGATCTGCCGATCACGCCGGGCCATACGCCGCTGGGCCATGACCCGCT includes these proteins:
- a CDS encoding type VI secretion system Vgr family protein, with the translated sequence MTVSKPHDDAIAWMSGDYSAGDLQFRKAIIRERMSALTEMTVSFQSKTKDLDLTQFVGKKMLVHLSTKDKNVRDFGGICVSVENLGLRAGVRQYVAEVRPWFYFLTRTTDCRVFQSLSTQKIVERIFGEYGFTDYAFKLSDKYDDRQYCVQYRESDYAFICRLLEQEGIYFFFDTKSDSETPDQLTFCDSKSSHKPVPEIPEVEFKARTNADNQREDHITEWAASRNFTSGKVTIDDYEFFAPKAAKATTEAAQKRDFPRNDMELYDVPGRFRGEGNTPKDKPVTTEGDRAQRRARVRLEAETVRHKTWRGSSGVRTMGVGHSFKLTDHPDKEAKKEYLVVQAVHYVQTDMDVADDPTDYDIKEKNLDIPEGLKGFAYGATVEAIDIADPYRAPLRTPWPVMTGLQTAVVVGPRGEEIYTDDYGRIRVQFHWDREGKMDETSSCWVRVATPWAGKTWGFAAVPRIGQEVVIQFEEGDPSRPMCIGMLYNEDNPTFYSKKETSTQVGIRSDSTKGVNDAQAFNEMMFDDKAGAEMVRMQAQKDHQFLTKNISRIGVGLKDAETLKGYGFKNATDGSLLQVVKANMEHEVQQGDHFYYITKGSQEKVIHKDFKTKVETGDTTLDVVKGKLLETIKDNHETTVQSGNQTNTVKQGNIAVEASMGKIEIEAKQKIVLKVGQSTITLDPAGITIEAPMIDVKAKGMATVDSKMTTVKGAAMLTLKGGITMIN
- a CDS encoding type VI secretion protein, family; its protein translation is MSDSQKFIARNRAPRVQIEYDVELYGSEKTVQLPFVMGVMSDLAGKSHVEQPAPGDRKFLEIDVDNFDDRMKAMAPRVAFAVPNTLTGEGNLEVDLTFEKMSDFDPGAIAAKIGPLKALLEARTQLSNLMAYMDGKAGAERLIETILSDPSLLAALGAAAPAGSAEADAALDRLRALAPTEPAEAAEHAEEDRSDAILSSLAAAAPEEGPEADATSDVLSGLAAAAPVEEERDGTGDILSALTTGASEERPSEDTTSRVLSGLAGQAPVAEDVEEEQDTFKDILSGLAATAPEDEAVRDTTTDVLSGLSARAPVEEETDTFEDILSGLATSAHEEASTEDTTTDVLSGLSARAPVEEETDTFDDILSGLATSAPQDAPEDATAEILSDMTARAGEPAPGADQASAILGDLSVSPAPAPEPDARTEDILAELGTGQTRLPPRDTDTDDGLDDLLADLDPTPPAETGDDGLDDILGDLGVAALDDARMIEPIEDAPVAKDDPAPVAQTDDLGLDDLLGGADTAEPAGIGVADDDGLDDLLGDLGALMGDEADEAATREDATAVGEVDDDGLDDLLGDLAVAGGEDGKVPDVLAEPPGDGGQGAAPGPEVDPLDDLLNSLTDLTMDGADAEEDAASPDVGLLDDLPSAVEAPPQSEPDLVFGSMTADRPDPQRLNRKRFRIALFGDFSGRAARGALETGDALAARAPVMLDPDSVEEIIARFAGDLVLPVGRDGAGVKVPVSGLDDLHPDEIYEKVELFAELNGLRGQLKAGATSAGALARLKQWAEAHDVPLAPTHRRSAATSVPADRKLSDFQRLIGDHGATLTQTSPVEDMIARIIGPHVRRAPDMDAVKLVDEAISSAMRLILHHPDFQALESQWRSLDLLARSIEADDKLDVMLYDVSAEEIAADLAAAEDLAQSGIVRLLTGPPLDEETGRGGYSALIGLYTFEETPPHAQILGRIARVAAHVDAPFVAAMSPGFLEVKKEDRHPLVAEAWDTLRAMPEAAYIGLATPRFMLRRPYGAKSEPIYEFDFEEFTMAEGLKGLLWANPVVLVTILMAQSFRRNGPALDLGSVMSLGDVPFHFITDRYGDQVALPCTERNLTLSRVEDVMARGFMPVVSIKGRDEIRLGSFNALGGAPIRGAWSDLPPPETSPPRPPAPKKETPSVTETTDIMAELDDILSGFSDDAAPAQPALSASGGDGDIDADLAALLEDL